The Blastocatellia bacterium genome contains a region encoding:
- a CDS encoding ankyrin repeat domain-containing protein, producing the protein MQDLGLIEAVKAGDLAEVDRLIGAGADLNQQDEQGWTPLNFAAGKGDLELVKRLVNGGADVFKTGRDHRTPYMIALAAGRLSVVKFLREVEDSYPGEKPARPPRQYCKAYHLGDLRQYPAWSEGRINWKQKPNGQGSEAAFDEESVVFIHQDFTVTESMWHNENVIFNQVTPDWEAFCVGTLQFRVPDDIDLIATAEAHG; encoded by the coding sequence ATGCAAGATTTGGGATTAATCGAGGCGGTCAAGGCCGGCGACCTCGCCGAAGTGGACAGGCTGATCGGGGCCGGAGCTGACCTGAACCAGCAGGACGAGCAGGGATGGACCCCGCTCAATTTCGCCGCGGGGAAGGGAGACCTGGAGCTGGTCAAGCGGCTGGTCAATGGCGGCGCCGACGTCTTCAAAACCGGGCGTGACCACCGGACGCCCTACATGATCGCCCTGGCCGCCGGTCGGCTGTCGGTGGTCAAGTTCCTCAGAGAGGTTGAAGACAGCTACCCCGGGGAGAAGCCCGCCCGCCCGCCGCGCCAATACTGTAAGGCTTATCACCTGGGAGATCTCAGGCAGTACCCGGCCTGGAGCGAAGGGCGGATCAACTGGAAGCAGAAGCCTAACGGCCAGGGCAGCGAAGCCGCCTTTGACGAGGAAAGCGTTGTTTTCATTCACCAGGATTTCACGGTTACCGAGTCGATGTGGCACAACGAGAACGTCATCTTCAATCAGGTCACCCCGGACTGGGAAGCGTTTTGTGTCGGCACCCTGCAATTCAGGGTGCCGGACGATATTGACCTGATCGCCACTGCCGAAGCCCACGGCTGA
- a CDS encoding cyclic peptide export ABC transporter — protein MVLIIASGVLAGLGNTALIGVINAILLGAPGSRMRLLAMFVGLCLFIPASAYISQVLLVRLTARAAYDIRRRLCRQMLSAPFRVLEELGTHRLFATLTDDISAVTTTISSLPVLLAQLAIIAGCLAYLGWLSRPLLLSVIIYMAVGILSYQVPFAKALTHFRALREEWDALFKSLRALTDGSKELKLHGARRRAFFAQQLDPDMEAIRRLSVSGSSYSFAAANLGQVLFFIFIGLVLFVSPIFFSVDRHVLTGYALTILYMNGPLAAVLNTLPNLGRAQVAFRKIEALGLSLGNQSSEPEAAPLSGPAPPWRRLDLIGITHQYKSDQGAHSFTVGPLDLSFRPGELIFLIGGNGSGKTTLAKLLAGLYAPESGEIRLDGAPVANHNRDQYRQNFTAIFSDYFLFDRLLGIDSENQSARAQYYLTRLQLDHKVEVADGRLSSLDLSSGQRKRLALLTAYLEDRSLYIFDEWAADQDPVFKRFFYCEILPELKAAGKTLIVISHDDRFYHLADRIIKLESGQLEYDKRPEPSGRMEREMATPTA, from the coding sequence GTGGTTCTGATCATCGCCTCCGGCGTATTGGCCGGGCTTGGCAATACGGCGCTGATCGGCGTCATCAACGCCATCCTGCTGGGCGCGCCGGGCTCGCGCATGCGGCTGCTGGCGATGTTCGTCGGGCTGTGCCTCTTCATCCCTGCGAGCGCCTACATCTCGCAGGTCCTGCTGGTCCGCCTGACGGCCAGGGCGGCCTACGACATCAGACGGCGATTGTGCCGGCAGATGCTTTCAGCGCCCTTCCGGGTGCTCGAAGAACTCGGAACGCACCGCCTGTTCGCCACGCTCACCGACGACATATCGGCGGTGACGACGACCATCTCCAGCCTGCCGGTCCTGCTGGCCCAACTGGCGATCATCGCCGGCTGCCTGGCCTACCTGGGCTGGCTCTCGCGCCCGCTTCTGCTGTCGGTGATCATTTACATGGCGGTCGGCATTCTCAGCTATCAGGTCCCCTTTGCAAAGGCGCTGACTCATTTCCGGGCCTTGCGCGAGGAGTGGGACGCGCTGTTCAAGTCGCTGCGCGCGCTGACGGATGGGAGCAAGGAATTGAAGCTCCATGGCGCGCGCCGCCGGGCCTTCTTCGCCCAGCAGCTCGACCCCGACATGGAGGCGATTCGCCGGCTCAGCGTCAGCGGCAGCTCTTACAGTTTCGCCGCCGCCAATTTGGGGCAAGTCCTGTTCTTCATCTTCATCGGGCTGGTCTTGTTCGTCTCGCCGATCTTCTTCAGTGTAGACCGCCATGTGCTGACCGGCTACGCGCTGACGATTCTCTATATGAATGGACCGCTGGCGGCGGTCCTGAACACGCTGCCTAACCTGGGGCGGGCGCAGGTGGCCTTCCGAAAAATCGAGGCGCTCGGCCTCTCACTGGGGAACCAATCGTCGGAACCCGAAGCCGCGCCACTGTCCGGGCCGGCACCGCCCTGGAGGCGGCTTGACCTGATCGGCATCACGCATCAGTACAAGTCCGATCAAGGGGCACACAGCTTCACCGTCGGCCCGCTCGACCTATCCTTCCGCCCCGGCGAGCTAATCTTCCTGATCGGCGGCAATGGCAGCGGCAAGACGACGCTGGCGAAGCTGCTCGCCGGTCTTTACGCCCCGGAGTCGGGAGAGATTCGGCTGGACGGGGCCCCGGTGGCGAACCACAACCGCGACCAGTACCGCCAGAATTTTACCGCCATCTTTTCCGATTACTTTCTATTTGATCGCCTGCTGGGGATCGATTCGGAGAACCAGAGTGCAAGGGCACAGTACTACCTGACCCGGCTGCAACTGGACCACAAAGTCGAGGTCGCCGACGGGCGGCTCTCTTCGCTCGACCTGTCTTCGGGGCAGCGAAAGCGGTTGGCGCTGCTGACGGCCTACCTTGAAGACCGTTCACTCTACATCTTCGACGAGTGGGCCGCCGACCAGGACCCCGTGTTCAAGCGATTCTTCTATTGCGAAATCCTGCCCGAGCTTAAGGCGGCGGGTAAAACGCTCATCGTCATCAGCCACGATGACCGCTTCTACCATCTCGCCGACCGCATCATTAAGCTGGAGAGCGGCCAACTGGAGTACGACAAACGCCCGGAGCCGTCGGGGCGAATGGAAAGGGAGATGGCTACGCCGACCGCCTAG
- a CDS encoding penicillin acylase family protein encodes MKKHQLCFCLALGLAAIALSMQWACARSVAMRAQAKSGTLEVAGLRADVTVRRDERGVPHVEAANQDDLYFAQGYVVASDRLWQMDLLRRTAAGELAEILGQNALEEDKRRRAFGFAALAEQLVGRLSPPVRASLEAYANGVNAYIAALDKDSLPLEFRTLQYKPRPWRPADSLMIGKLFAETLSSTWQTDMMRDAFAGLPPERVNDLLPSTSPLDLIMVGSDKAVNKRVAVNDRPPARPDRAASAEMLSEISEITETLNRSLQRVGVYAEDLAASNNWVVSGRHSVTGKPLLANDPHLQPSAPSIWYMIELSAPGLHVAGVTVAGNPGVFIGHNDAIAWGITNVEADVQDVYLEKFDPDNPRRYQSPTGWREAETRSEEIKVRKSPTDPAAEPVAVEVVVTRHGPVLLEKDGARYAVAWPTLDPAANEFEAYYQINRARNWNEFRTALSGYTGFPLNFIYADVNDHIGYWAAGRYPIRKTGHGTTPYDGATDAGDWTGYIPFDSTPHVYDPPSGIIVTANNRLVGSDYPYYITDNWAAPYRARRIYELLTAKEKLSVEDFRAIQGDTYSYPDAAFVAELARIGQPLQESSPEWQDLLGALKGSDATLSADSSALSAAMRDALLRRILAGTLGDELAKRYAWSGSGTFLNRVITTQPREWLPKEFDSYQALYLAVYKDAQELITKRLGTNRAQWTWGRLAQVRFQHPLAGLPSVGSKFAVEPVPQNGGNYTVNRGALVSMRLIADLSNWDDTRQGIPLGESGDPASPHWKDQLESWQTVKPPAFAFSRAAVAEATKETLILAAPKEKL; translated from the coding sequence ATGAAGAAACATCAGCTATGCTTCTGTCTGGCGCTTGGCTTAGCGGCCATAGCGCTGTCCATGCAGTGGGCCTGCGCGCGCTCGGTCGCCATGAGGGCGCAGGCAAAATCCGGCACCCTGGAGGTGGCCGGGCTGCGCGCCGACGTGACCGTCAGGCGCGACGAACGCGGCGTCCCACACGTCGAGGCGGCGAATCAGGATGACCTGTACTTTGCCCAAGGCTATGTGGTGGCTTCTGACCGCCTCTGGCAGATGGATTTGCTGCGCCGCACGGCAGCCGGGGAGCTGGCCGAAATTCTTGGACAGAATGCGCTCGAAGAGGACAAGCGGCGGCGGGCCTTTGGCTTCGCGGCGCTCGCCGAGCAACTGGTCGGGCGATTGTCTCCGCCCGTGCGCGCCTCGCTGGAAGCTTACGCGAACGGGGTGAATGCCTACATCGCTGCGCTGGACAAGGACAGCCTGCCGCTAGAGTTCCGCACGCTTCAATACAAGCCGCGGCCCTGGCGTCCGGCAGACTCGCTGATGATCGGTAAACTGTTTGCTGAGACACTGAGCAGCACCTGGCAGACGGATATGATGCGCGACGCCTTCGCCGGCCTGCCGCCCGAACGCGTGAACGACCTGTTGCCCAGCACCTCGCCGCTCGACCTCATCATGGTCGGCAGCGATAAGGCGGTCAACAAGCGTGTAGCCGTCAATGATCGCCCGCCCGCCCGCCCTGACCGCGCCGCGTCGGCGGAAATGCTCAGCGAGATTTCCGAGATCACCGAAACTCTGAACCGCTCGTTGCAGCGCGTAGGGGTTTACGCGGAGGACTTGGCGGCCAGCAACAACTGGGTGGTGAGTGGACGGCACAGCGTGACCGGCAAGCCGCTTCTGGCTAACGACCCGCACCTGCAACCTTCGGCACCATCCATCTGGTATATGATCGAGTTGAGCGCGCCCGGCCTACACGTCGCCGGGGTCACCGTCGCCGGCAACCCAGGCGTCTTCATCGGCCACAATGACGCCATCGCCTGGGGCATCACCAACGTTGAGGCCGACGTCCAGGATGTCTACCTTGAAAAGTTCGACCCCGACAACCCGCGGCGCTATCAGAGCCCGACGGGGTGGCGCGAGGCCGAAACGCGCTCTGAGGAGATAAAGGTCAGAAAGAGCCCGACCGACCCGGCCGCCGAGCCGGTCGCGGTCGAGGTCGTGGTGACGCGGCACGGGCCGGTCCTGCTCGAAAAAGATGGCGCACGCTATGCGGTGGCTTGGCCGACGCTCGACCCGGCGGCGAACGAGTTTGAGGCCTACTACCAGATCAACCGGGCGCGCAACTGGAACGAATTTCGGACGGCGCTGAGCGGCTATACGGGCTTCCCCCTGAATTTCATCTACGCCGATGTCAACGACCACATCGGTTACTGGGCGGCGGGTCGCTACCCGATCCGGAAGACAGGTCACGGCACCACTCCTTACGATGGGGCGACCGACGCGGGCGATTGGACCGGATACATCCCCTTTGACTCGACGCCGCATGTTTATGACCCGCCATCAGGGATCATCGTCACCGCCAACAATCGTCTGGTGGGCAGCGATTATCCCTACTACATCACCGACAACTGGGCCGCCCCCTACCGTGCCCGCCGTATCTACGAGCTGCTGACGGCCAAAGAGAAGCTGAGCGTCGAAGACTTCCGCGCCATTCAGGGCGATACCTACTCGTATCCGGACGCCGCCTTCGTCGCCGAGCTGGCCAGGATCGGGCAGCCGCTCCAGGAGAGCTCACCTGAATGGCAGGACCTGCTGGGCGCGCTGAAGGGGAGCGACGCGACACTGTCAGCGGATTCGAGCGCGCTCTCAGCCGCCATGCGCGATGCCTTGCTGCGGCGCATCCTCGCCGGCACGCTCGGCGACGAGCTGGCGAAGCGATACGCGTGGTCGGGTTCGGGCACCTTCTTGAATCGCGTCATCACGACGCAACCGCGCGAGTGGCTGCCCAAGGAATTTGACTCCTACCAGGCGCTCTACCTGGCCGTCTACAAGGACGCCCAGGAGTTGATCACGAAGCGGCTCGGCACCAACCGCGCGCAATGGACCTGGGGGCGCTTGGCGCAGGTGCGCTTCCAGCACCCGCTGGCCGGGCTGCCCTCGGTCGGCTCTAAGTTCGCCGTCGAGCCGGTGCCGCAGAACGGCGGCAACTACACAGTCAACCGCGGGGCGCTGGTCTCCATGCGCTTGATCGCCGACCTCAGTAACTGGGATGACACGCGACAGGGCATCCCGCTCGGCGAGTCGGGCGACCCGGCCAGCCCGCACTGGAAGGACCAGCTTGAGAGCTGGCAGACAGTCAAGCCGCCTGCCTTTGCTTTCAGCCGGGCGGCGGTGGCGGAAGCGACGAAAGAAACCCTGATTCTGGCGGCGCCCAAGGAAAAGCTGTAG
- a CDS encoding LLM class flavin-dependent oxidoreductase, whose amino-acid sequence MRMNLADGPIDVFTINPRTTDQVLYWRDIQTVTRLSQKFDCTGVLIFTGNDVYVDPWLVAHQLLNETETLCPLIAVNPVYMHPFTAAKMISSFAYLYKRKVYLNLVTGTALSYLEALGDGLSHDERYERLQEYVQIVSLLLSGPGLVNFSGKYYQVSNLFLLPSVPAELFPGFLIAGQSEAAQRICAEVGGTGMQMLKPQLEQAVTSQRGIHFGIVTRGKESEAWEAAKRLYPEDEEGREVLDFSMGNTDSVWKRDLKGISDDPRSLPPNYWLTPFRNLKADCPTVVGDYEYVAGLLVRLIERGIRTFILEIAPQEQEFYHINVAFEMAAKRIFSGDGALAARPREAVEPDAFAG is encoded by the coding sequence ATGAGAATGAATTTGGCCGACGGGCCTATCGACGTCTTTACGATCAACCCGCGCACCACGGACCAGGTGCTGTATTGGCGAGATATTCAAACCGTCACGCGCCTGAGCCAGAAGTTCGATTGCACGGGCGTATTGATCTTCACGGGCAATGATGTCTATGTAGACCCCTGGCTCGTCGCCCATCAGTTACTTAACGAAACCGAGACGCTGTGCCCGCTGATTGCGGTCAACCCGGTCTACATGCATCCGTTTACCGCCGCCAAGATGATCTCGTCGTTTGCCTACCTTTATAAAAGGAAGGTCTATTTAAATCTGGTGACGGGCACGGCCCTGTCTTACCTGGAAGCCCTCGGCGACGGGCTGTCGCACGACGAGCGTTACGAGCGGCTTCAGGAGTACGTGCAGATTGTAAGCCTGCTATTAAGCGGCCCCGGCCTGGTGAACTTCTCCGGCAAATATTACCAGGTTTCCAACCTGTTTTTGCTGCCCAGCGTCCCCGCAGAGTTGTTCCCCGGATTCCTGATCGCCGGGCAGTCGGAAGCCGCGCAGCGGATCTGTGCGGAGGTCGGCGGCACGGGGATGCAGATGCTCAAGCCGCAACTTGAACAAGCCGTCACCAGTCAACGCGGCATCCACTTCGGCATCGTGACGCGTGGTAAAGAGTCGGAGGCATGGGAGGCGGCAAAGCGCCTCTACCCGGAGGATGAGGAGGGCCGCGAGGTTCTCGACTTCTCCATGGGCAACACCGATTCGGTCTGGAAGCGGGACCTGAAGGGCATCTCGGACGACCCGCGGTCGCTGCCGCCGAATTACTGGCTGACGCCTTTTCGCAACCTCAAGGCCGACTGTCCGACCGTCGTCGGCGATTACGAGTACGTCGCCGGCCTCCTGGTCCGCCTCATAGAGCGCGGCATACGCACGTTCATCCTGGAGATCGCGCCGCAGGAGCAGGAGTTCTACCACATCAACGTCGCTTTCGAGATGGCGGCCAAACGCATCTTTTCCGGCGACGGCGCTCTTGCGGCGCGTCCGCGGGAGGCGGTCGAGCCGGACGCCTTCGCCGGCTGA